Proteins encoded by one window of Chryseobacterium foetidum:
- a CDS encoding UDP-N-acetylmuramoyl-L-alanyl-D-glutamate--2,6-diaminopimelate ligase has translation MELSKLLERIQILETAGNPEREVSALVFDSRKVTENSLYIAVRGTVADGHSYIASSIEKGATVIICEEFPENLDENITYIKVKDSSKTLGHLASNFYGNPSEKLKLIGVTGTNGKTSVSTLLFDVFKNLGYNSALLSTVEIRIGEKVIPATHTTPDVITINKILAQAVDEGCEFAFMEVSSHGISQNRIEGLTFKIAGFTNLTHDHLDYHKTFDEYLKTKKRFFDELNDEAVVITNVDDKNGNVMLQNTKAKKKSYALKTMADYHGRTLEVDFNGMLLNFNGKEFWTTLTGKFNVYNLLLVFGIASELGFQQEEILQAISILKRVNGRFETFKSDGGIFFVVDYAHTPDALENVLDSINEIRTKNERLITVFGCGGDRDHAKRPEMGNIATKKSTLAIITSDNPRTEDPNAIIKEIEAGVEPQNFSKYTSIPDRREAIKMAIKFAEPKDIIVVAGKGHENYQEINGVKHHFDDKEVINELWKLMGK, from the coding sequence ATGGAATTAAGCAAATTATTGGAAAGAATCCAAATTCTGGAAACAGCAGGAAATCCTGAAAGGGAAGTTTCAGCTTTGGTATTCGACAGCAGAAAGGTAACTGAAAACTCATTGTACATTGCAGTGAGAGGAACGGTTGCAGATGGACATTCCTACATCGCATCTTCTATCGAAAAAGGAGCAACAGTAATTATTTGCGAGGAGTTTCCGGAAAATTTAGATGAAAATATTACCTATATCAAAGTAAAAGATTCATCAAAAACTCTTGGACATTTAGCTTCCAATTTTTACGGAAATCCTTCAGAAAAATTAAAGTTAATCGGAGTTACGGGAACAAATGGAAAAACGTCTGTATCTACTTTACTTTTTGATGTGTTTAAAAATTTAGGCTATAATTCTGCCTTATTGTCAACGGTAGAAATAAGAATTGGTGAAAAAGTTATTCCGGCTACACATACAACTCCGGATGTAATTACCATTAATAAAATTTTGGCTCAGGCTGTTGATGAAGGTTGTGAATTCGCTTTTATGGAAGTAAGTTCTCACGGTATTTCTCAAAACAGAATTGAAGGTTTAACTTTTAAAATAGCAGGATTTACTAATCTTACACATGACCACTTAGATTATCATAAAACGTTTGATGAATATCTAAAAACGAAAAAAAGATTTTTTGATGAATTAAATGATGAAGCAGTTGTCATCACCAATGTGGATGATAAAAACGGAAATGTGATGCTTCAAAACACCAAAGCAAAGAAGAAATCCTATGCCTTGAAAACGATGGCAGATTACCACGGTAGAACTTTGGAAGTAGATTTCAACGGAATGCTGTTAAACTTCAACGGAAAAGAATTCTGGACAACCTTAACAGGGAAGTTCAATGTCTACAATTTACTTTTGGTTTTCGGAATTGCTTCAGAATTAGGTTTTCAACAGGAGGAAATTCTTCAGGCAATCAGCATTTTGAAAAGAGTTAATGGCAGATTTGAAACCTTTAAATCTGACGGCGGAATTTTCTTCGTCGTAGATTATGCTCACACTCCGGACGCTTTAGAAAATGTGTTAGACAGCATCAACGAAATCAGAACCAAAAACGAAAGACTGATCACGGTTTTCGGTTGCGGTGGCGACAGAGATCACGCCAAAAGACCAGAAATGGGAAATATTGCGACTAAAAAGTCAACTTTGGCAATCATCACTTCAGACAACCCGCGAACAGAAGATCCAAATGCAATTATAAAAGAAATTGAAGCGGGCGTTGAACCTCAGAATTTCAGCAAATACACTTCAATTCCCGACAGAAGAGAAGCGATAAAAATGGCGATAAAATTTGCCGAGCCTAAAGACATCATCGTCGTAGCCGGAAAAGGCCACGAAAATTATCAGGAAATCAATGGTGTAAAGCATCATTTTGATGATAAAGAAGTAATTAATGAGCTGTGGAAGCTGATGGGTAAATAG
- a CDS encoding four helix bundle protein, with product MENNYNQIFSKRTKSLAIKIINDLSELPYSDKISVIRKQIFRSASSTAANYRAMCRGRSDKEKYAKICIVVEEADETVFWLEVIEEVNMLPKEKIDEIMKESLEILKVTSAYKKQLRNKLED from the coding sequence ATGGAGAATAATTATAATCAGATTTTTAGCAAAAGAACAAAATCTTTGGCTATTAAAATTATCAATGATTTATCAGAACTGCCATATTCAGATAAAATATCAGTTATTAGAAAACAGATTTTTCGTTCAGCGAGTTCTACAGCAGCCAACTATAGAGCAATGTGCAGAGGGAGATCAGATAAGGAAAAATATGCAAAAATTTGCATTGTTGTCGAAGAAGCAGATGAAACTGTATTTTGGCTGGAAGTTATTGAAGAGGTTAATATGTTGCCAAAAGAAAAAATAGATGAAATAATGAAAGAATCTTTAGAGATTTTAAAAGTAACATCAGCTTACAAAAAACAATTAAGGAATAAACTTGAAGATTAG
- a CDS encoding GNAT family N-acetyltransferase, giving the protein MSNIIWKIKTFDEFTVPELYAVLKARINVFVIEQNCPYPDLDDYDQKAVHIWAEENGEVLANCRIFDQGIKYPETSIGRVLTTEKARGKNLGRQLIAYAVETIENRFKTTQVRISAQDYLLKFYGEFGFEDTGKKYLEDGIPHTEMLRK; this is encoded by the coding sequence ATGAGTAATATTATCTGGAAAATTAAAACTTTTGATGAGTTTACGGTTCCTGAACTGTACGCTGTGCTCAAGGCAAGAATCAATGTTTTTGTGATCGAACAGAACTGCCCATATCCTGATCTTGACGATTACGACCAAAAGGCTGTTCACATTTGGGCTGAGGAAAATGGGGAAGTATTAGCCAACTGCAGGATTTTTGATCAGGGAATAAAATATCCCGAAACTTCCATCGGCAGAGTTTTAACTACAGAAAAAGCGAGAGGTAAAAATCTGGGAAGGCAACTCATTGCCTACGCCGTTGAAACCATTGAAAACCGTTTCAAAACTACACAAGTTAGAATTTCTGCTCAGGATTACCTTTTAAAATTTTACGGTGAATTTGGCTTTGAAGACACCGGAAAAAAATATCTTGAAGACGGAATTCCTCATACAGAAATGTTGCGAAAATAG
- a CDS encoding penicillin-binding transpeptidase domain-containing protein — translation MQNQNEYDNKRKKTLRWGYLFAVVALCVFALFMGRIVLLQNTNVTEIKEDYINKNYREAKLKAARGNLFASDGSILATTVMRYDIYLDFKTMRDTVYTNNIGALSDSLSKMFGKPRAEYRKRFDEQRKKGKENQYYSLVRGLDFDQYDRIRKFPIFKRGKNKGGFIVERNYKRELATTEIGSGTIGMDNGQYTSGLEGAFSKYLRGKDGKRLEQRINSSQWKPIDYWKVEEPVDGQDVYTTIDLRIQDIAHSALEKQLINFEAKHGTVIVMEVETGKVRAMVNLQRDDAGEYVDSYNYAIKDNIEPGSTFKVISLLAAMDDGFIDEKTTVNVGSGSWVYAKQRINDGHGGGIYEISDVLAKSSNVGTAKLITQYYADKPQIFLDHLKRWKLFDKMDIELPGITKPKILTPEHKRWNAATLASIGYGYSTNINLLQLATFYNGVANKGKMVKPLFIDKIMQDGKVTFTAEPQVMVKKMASEKAIQMMTSALTKAVEKGTARSIFTPNLKMAGKTGTARFEYWLPGPMKYRASFAGFYPADNPKYTCYVMISEPNVSKGFYGGTVSAPVFKEIAGKTFLKTPQNIEKEMLVDKKVNLNKLVEPNVKVAVNNKQMPTVVGLIGKNVIPQLENLGYRVEFKGVGRIKEQFPLEGTVISKNQRIYLTLQN, via the coding sequence ATGCAGAATCAAAATGAATACGATAACAAACGTAAAAAAACATTACGTTGGGGCTACCTCTTTGCAGTGGTGGCTTTATGCGTATTTGCACTGTTTATGGGCAGAATTGTACTGTTGCAGAATACCAATGTTACCGAAATTAAAGAAGATTATATCAACAAAAATTACCGTGAAGCCAAGCTGAAAGCTGCGAGAGGAAATCTTTTTGCATCAGACGGATCTATTTTGGCAACTACTGTGATGAGGTACGATATTTATCTCGATTTTAAAACCATGCGCGACACTGTTTATACAAACAATATCGGTGCACTCAGCGATTCTTTAAGCAAAATGTTCGGAAAGCCAAGAGCAGAATACCGCAAAAGGTTTGATGAGCAACGTAAAAAAGGAAAAGAAAATCAGTACTATTCTTTAGTTAGAGGTCTTGATTTTGACCAGTACGACAGGATCCGCAAGTTTCCGATTTTTAAAAGAGGAAAAAATAAAGGAGGTTTCATTGTAGAAAGAAATTACAAGCGCGAACTGGCTACAACTGAAATAGGCTCGGGAACCATTGGAATGGACAATGGTCAGTACACATCTGGTCTTGAAGGTGCCTTTTCAAAATATTTGCGGGGCAAAGACGGCAAACGTCTCGAACAAAGAATCAATTCGTCTCAATGGAAACCTATTGATTACTGGAAAGTGGAGGAGCCTGTTGACGGACAGGATGTTTATACAACTATCGACCTCAGAATTCAGGATATTGCACATTCAGCTTTAGAAAAACAGCTTATTAATTTCGAAGCAAAACACGGAACCGTAATCGTTATGGAAGTGGAAACAGGGAAAGTCCGTGCGATGGTCAATCTACAGCGTGATGATGCCGGTGAGTATGTGGATTCCTACAATTATGCGATAAAGGATAATATTGAACCTGGATCTACATTTAAAGTGATTTCACTTTTGGCAGCAATGGACGACGGTTTTATAGATGAAAAAACAACAGTAAATGTTGGAAGCGGCTCATGGGTTTATGCCAAGCAGAGAATCAATGACGGCCACGGTGGAGGAATCTATGAAATCAGTGATGTTTTGGCGAAATCCAGTAACGTGGGAACTGCAAAACTGATCACTCAGTATTACGCAGACAAGCCACAGATATTTCTGGATCATTTAAAAAGATGGAAGCTTTTCGATAAAATGGATATCGAACTTCCTGGAATTACAAAACCAAAAATTCTTACTCCTGAACATAAAAGATGGAATGCAGCGACCTTAGCATCAATTGGTTATGGTTATTCTACCAACATTAATCTTTTGCAACTGGCGACTTTCTACAATGGTGTAGCCAACAAAGGTAAAATGGTAAAGCCTCTTTTCATCGATAAAATCATGCAGGACGGGAAGGTAACTTTTACAGCAGAGCCGCAGGTAATGGTAAAAAAAATGGCATCAGAAAAAGCAATTCAGATGATGACAAGTGCGCTTACGAAAGCTGTTGAAAAAGGTACGGCGAGAAGTATTTTCACACCCAACCTTAAAATGGCAGGAAAAACCGGAACCGCAAGATTTGAATACTGGTTGCCTGGTCCAATGAAGTACAGAGCGTCATTCGCAGGATTTTATCCGGCAGACAATCCGAAATATACTTGTTACGTCATGATCAGCGAGCCAAATGTTTCCAAAGGATTTTACGGAGGAACAGTTTCTGCGCCGGTTTTTAAGGAAATTGCAGGTAAAACTTTCCTGAAAACACCGCAGAATATTGAAAAGGAAATGCTCGTTGACAAAAAGGTAAACCTGAACAAACTGGTTGAACCGAACGTAAAAGTAGCAGTAAATAATAAACAGATGCCCACTGTTGTCGGTTTAATCGGCAAAAATGTAATTCCTCAACTGGAAAATTTAGGTTATCGGGTGGAATTTAAAGGAGTCGGAAGAATTAAAGAACAGTTTCCTCTCGAAGGCACGGTTATCAGTAAAAATCAAAGGATTTATCTGACGTTGCAGAATTAA
- the mraZ gene encoding division/cell wall cluster transcriptional repressor MraZ, which translates to MRNFIGTYECKIDDKGRLKVPSSLIKQMENFDDKTFVVKRSVFQKCLEVYPMNAWDKMMDKINKLNRFNKQNADFIRMFTAGVKTVELDNAGRLQISKDLTQYSGLQKDIVITSAGELFEIWDKDAYESVISTNEEDFANLAEQVMGSFNEE; encoded by the coding sequence ATGAGAAATTTCATTGGAACATATGAGTGCAAAATAGACGACAAAGGCCGTCTCAAAGTACCCTCTTCTTTAATAAAGCAGATGGAGAATTTTGATGACAAAACCTTTGTAGTAAAGCGTTCTGTGTTCCAAAAGTGCCTTGAAGTTTACCCTATGAATGCGTGGGATAAAATGATGGACAAAATTAATAAACTCAACAGATTCAACAAGCAGAATGCTGATTTTATTAGGATGTTTACGGCAGGTGTGAAAACCGTGGAGCTGGATAATGCCGGAAGGCTTCAGATTTCAAAAGATCTTACGCAGTATTCAGGTCTTCAGAAAGACATTGTGATTACGAGTGCAGGTGAACTTTTTGAAATCTGGGACAAGGATGCCTACGAAAGTGTAATCTCAACCAATGAAGAGGATTTTGCAAATCTTGCCGAGCAGGTGATGGGTTCTTTTAATGAAGAATAA
- the rsmH gene encoding 16S rRNA (cytosine(1402)-N(4))-methyltransferase RsmH, whose protein sequence is MYHNPVLLKQSVDDLVTNPDGVYVDCTFGGGGHSREILTRLSEKGKLFSFDQDLDALKNTIDDPRFTLINQNFRFLENSLLMYGISQVDGVLADLGVSSHQFDEAVRGFSTRSNAPLDMRMNIMQSLDAKKVINDYDEEALADIFYYYGELREARKLARDIVHHRKIKVIETTEDLKKLFSYLPPHKVNKFYAQLFQAIRIEVNQELDVLKEMLVQSYNVLKQDGRLVVISYHSLEDRLVKRFLKNGMFEGEPERDIYGNFSKAFELVKSKAVIPDDQEIEENSRARSAKMRTGIKV, encoded by the coding sequence ATGTATCATAATCCCGTTTTATTAAAGCAGAGTGTAGATGATTTGGTGACGAATCCTGACGGCGTGTATGTAGACTGTACGTTTGGTGGTGGCGGTCACTCGAGAGAGATTTTGACCCGGCTTTCAGAAAAAGGAAAGCTGTTCAGTTTTGATCAGGATTTGGATGCGCTTAAAAATACAATAGACGACCCAAGATTTACGCTGATCAATCAGAATTTCAGATTTCTTGAAAATTCTTTGCTGATGTACGGGATTTCCCAAGTTGACGGAGTTTTGGCAGATTTGGGAGTTTCATCCCATCAGTTTGACGAAGCTGTTCGTGGTTTTTCTACCCGAAGCAATGCTCCGCTGGATATGAGAATGAATATCATGCAGAGTCTTGATGCTAAAAAAGTAATCAATGATTATGACGAGGAAGCTTTAGCAGACATTTTCTATTACTACGGCGAGCTGAGAGAAGCGAGAAAATTAGCCCGTGACATCGTTCATCACAGAAAAATCAAGGTGATTGAAACAACTGAAGATCTGAAAAAGCTTTTCAGTTATCTGCCACCTCATAAAGTGAATAAATTTTATGCACAGCTTTTTCAGGCTATCAGAATTGAAGTGAATCAGGAGCTTGATGTTTTAAAAGAAATGCTGGTTCAGTCTTACAATGTTTTGAAACAGGACGGAAGACTGGTGGTAATTTCTTATCACTCACTGGAAGACCGTCTGGTAAAAAGATTCCTGAAAAACGGAATGTTTGAAGGTGAGCCCGAAAGAGATATCTACGGAAACTTCAGCAAAGCATTTGAGCTGGTAAAGAGCAAAGCAGTTATTCCTGATGATCAGGAAATTGAAGAAAACTCAAGAGCCAGAAGTGCAAAAATGAGAACAGGAATAAAGGTTTAA
- a CDS encoding alpha/beta fold hydrolase, with protein MIFKTKKEKKFAFVEAGEGHPLVLLHGLMGGLSNFEKMVDFFSAKGFKVYVPQLPIYDLPVLNTNLTTIAKYVITFIETNIGKPVTIVGNSMGGHVGLILTLARPDLVQNLVLTGSSGLYERAFGDSFPRKNDRSYIRKKAEEVFYDPTVASEELVDEVFSVVNDRMKGIKTVMLARSAIKHNMLNDLPKILRPTCLIWGKQDNVTPPEVAIDMNKFIPNSELFWIDKCGHAAMMEKPDEFNEILYAWLKNKV; from the coding sequence ATGATATTCAAAACAAAAAAAGAGAAAAAATTCGCCTTTGTGGAAGCGGGAGAAGGACATCCATTGGTACTGTTGCACGGTCTGATGGGTGGTCTCAGCAATTTTGAGAAGATGGTAGACTTTTTTTCTGCAAAAGGTTTTAAAGTTTACGTACCTCAGCTTCCCATATATGACCTTCCGGTTCTCAACACCAATCTTACTACAATCGCCAAATACGTTATTACTTTCATTGAAACTAATATAGGAAAACCCGTTACCATCGTTGGGAACTCAATGGGTGGTCATGTTGGTTTGATTTTGACTTTAGCACGACCGGATCTTGTCCAGAATCTTGTGCTGACAGGCAGTTCAGGCTTATATGAAAGAGCTTTCGGGGACAGTTTTCCGAGAAAAAATGACCGTTCATATATAAGAAAGAAGGCAGAGGAAGTTTTTTACGACCCCACTGTGGCTTCAGAAGAATTGGTAGACGAAGTTTTCAGCGTCGTAAATGACAGAATGAAAGGTATAAAAACTGTGATGCTGGCCAGAAGCGCCATCAAACACAATATGTTAAATGATCTTCCAAAGATTTTGAGACCAACATGTCTGATCTGGGGGAAACAGGACAACGTAACTCCGCCTGAAGTTGCCATTGACATGAATAAATTTATCCCAAATTCCGAACTTTTCTGGATTGATAAATGTGGTCATGCAGCAATGATGGAAAAACCTGATGAATTCAATGAAATTCTCTACGCCTGGTTAAAAAATAAAGTTTAA
- a CDS encoding FtsL-like putative cell division protein, with product MAKRTTYKPQKKLTFIDIVKGNFLNRDEVKAHYKYFLLLFVLMMAMIYTNHLVNQKIKIVNALKEETEEFKSRNAYAQSKLIKVKMESELGKEVAQDSLMTLESHPHKLLIKLDSTDAESK from the coding sequence TTGGCAAAGAGAACAACATATAAACCTCAGAAAAAACTCACTTTTATAGATATTGTAAAAGGGAATTTTCTGAATCGTGATGAGGTGAAGGCCCATTACAAATACTTTCTGCTGCTTTTTGTGTTGATGATGGCAATGATTTACACCAACCATTTAGTAAATCAGAAAATTAAAATTGTCAATGCCTTAAAGGAAGAAACCGAAGAATTTAAATCAAGAAATGCTTACGCTCAGAGTAAACTCATCAAAGTAAAAATGGAATCGGAGCTGGGAAAAGAAGTAGCACAGGATTCTCTGATGACGCTCGAAAGCCACCCGCATAAACTACTAATAAAACTGGACAGTACGGATGCAGAATCAAAATGA
- the yihA gene encoding ribosome biogenesis GTP-binding protein YihA/YsxC: MVIKTATFVKSSGKWQECPEPDMPEYAFIGRSNVGKSSLINAMMNHKDLAKTSGTPGKTQLINHFLVNENWYLTDLPGYGYAKVSKTLRKDFEKLITNYILNRRNLVNLFVLVDSRHKPQTIDLEFIQWCGESGVPFSIVFTKADKLKPNAVVKNIEDYKTELHKTWADLPEIYVTSAEKKEGCGEILSFIQTTNEFLINNSVTFDE; this comes from the coding sequence ATGGTTATTAAAACAGCCACTTTTGTAAAAAGCAGCGGAAAATGGCAGGAATGTCCTGAACCAGACATGCCGGAATATGCTTTCATCGGCAGATCAAACGTTGGTAAATCTTCTCTCATCAATGCAATGATGAATCATAAAGATTTGGCAAAAACTTCAGGAACACCTGGTAAAACACAGCTTATCAATCATTTTTTAGTGAATGAAAACTGGTATCTCACTGATTTACCTGGGTATGGATATGCTAAAGTTTCGAAAACGCTCAGAAAAGATTTCGAAAAACTGATTACCAACTATATTCTGAACAGAAGAAATCTTGTGAACCTTTTTGTTTTGGTCGATTCACGACACAAACCTCAGACGATTGACTTAGAATTTATTCAGTGGTGTGGTGAAAGCGGAGTTCCATTCTCAATTGTATTCACAAAGGCTGACAAACTGAAACCTAATGCAGTTGTAAAAAATATTGAAGATTATAAAACCGAACTCCATAAAACATGGGCAGATCTTCCGGAAATCTATGTGACTTCTGCAGAAAAAAAAGAAGGCTGTGGTGAAATTTTAAGTTTCATCCAGACTACAAATGAATTTTTAATTAATAACAGCGTTACCTTCGATGAGTAA
- the mraY gene encoding phospho-N-acetylmuramoyl-pentapeptide-transferase gives MLYYLYEYLTSQGIHIPGMGMMKYISFRAGMAVLLSLLIALIYGKNIINYLRGKQMGELVRDLGLDGQKQKEGTPTMGGLIIIIATLIPVLLFTRITNVYIVLLIVSVVWMGAIGFIDDYLKKVKKNKDGLSGKFKIVGQVGLGLIVGVTMYFHPDITVKRKYADAKVVNRNNVEQNFSPTEKITVSTVPFTKNNEFDYSGILFWMDDAEAHEWAWIVFIPIVIFIVTAVSNGANITDGIDGLAAGTSTIILLALAFFAYVSGNIIFADYLNIMFLPNMGETTIFAVAMVGAVIGFFWYNTYPAQVFMGDTGSLMLGGVIAVLAIILRKELMIPVLCGIFLIENISVMLQVVVFKYRKRKFGLEYAQNNRLFKMSPLHHHYQKDGFHESKIVNRMIIIGVMMAIVCLITLKMR, from the coding sequence ATGCTATACTATCTATACGAATATCTTACGAGCCAAGGCATCCACATTCCAGGAATGGGAATGATGAAGTACATCTCTTTCCGTGCAGGAATGGCGGTGTTGCTGTCTTTGTTGATTGCTCTTATTTACGGTAAAAATATCATCAATTACCTGAGAGGAAAACAGATGGGCGAGTTGGTTCGTGATTTGGGATTAGACGGACAAAAACAGAAAGAAGGAACACCAACCATGGGTGGTTTGATCATCATCATTGCAACCCTGATACCTGTTTTACTGTTTACCAGAATTACCAATGTGTATATCGTTCTGCTGATTGTTTCGGTAGTCTGGATGGGTGCAATTGGTTTTATTGATGATTATTTAAAGAAAGTAAAGAAAAACAAAGACGGTCTCAGCGGAAAATTTAAGATCGTTGGGCAGGTTGGTTTAGGGCTAATCGTTGGAGTTACCATGTATTTTCATCCCGATATTACGGTTAAAAGAAAGTACGCTGATGCTAAAGTAGTGAACAGAAATAATGTGGAACAGAATTTTTCTCCAACTGAAAAAATTACCGTATCTACAGTTCCGTTCACCAAAAATAATGAGTTTGACTACAGTGGAATATTGTTTTGGATGGATGATGCCGAAGCTCATGAATGGGCATGGATTGTCTTCATCCCGATTGTAATTTTCATTGTAACAGCAGTCTCAAACGGTGCCAATATCACCGATGGAATTGATGGTCTCGCGGCCGGAACGAGTACGATTATTTTACTGGCGCTGGCATTTTTCGCTTACGTTTCAGGTAACATCATTTTTGCAGATTATCTCAATATTATGTTTCTCCCGAATATGGGTGAAACCACCATTTTTGCCGTCGCCATGGTAGGTGCGGTGATCGGGTTTTTCTGGTACAATACCTATCCCGCTCAAGTTTTCATGGGAGACACGGGAAGTTTAATGCTCGGCGGTGTAATTGCCGTTTTGGCGATTATTTTAAGAAAAGAATTAATGATTCCCGTTTTATGCGGAATCTTTTTAATCGAAAACATATCTGTAATGCTTCAGGTGGTTGTTTTCAAATACAGAAAAAGAAAATTCGGGTTGGAATATGCCCAGAATAACAGATTGTTTAAAATGTCTCCTCTGCATCATCATTATCAGAAAGACGGTTTCCACGAAAGTAAAATCGTTAACAGGATGATTATCATAGGAGTTATGATGGCGATAGTTTGTCTCATTACATTGAAGATGAGGTAG
- a CDS encoding transposase has product MDFKNIHIGSLIEQKIRENKTEISRICNFMACQEDEIKIMLSSKDLNSDVLLKWCKLLEYDFFRIYSQHLILYAPVAASTADKNANTKRTALPVFRKNIYTQEMISFILEQINCGQMTTSGAVEKYRIPKTTLYKWINKYENLKS; this is encoded by the coding sequence TTGGACTTCAAAAATATTCACATAGGTTCTCTTATCGAGCAGAAAATTAGAGAAAACAAAACAGAGATTTCAAGAATCTGCAATTTCATGGCATGCCAGGAAGATGAAATTAAAATAATGCTTTCATCAAAAGACTTGAATTCTGATGTTCTTTTAAAATGGTGCAAACTTTTGGAATATGATTTTTTTAGAATCTACAGCCAACATCTAATTCTTTACGCTCCTGTTGCTGCTTCTACAGCAGACAAAAATGCCAATACTAAAAGGACTGCCTTGCCGGTTTTCCGAAAAAATATATACACGCAGGAAATGATCAGTTTTATTCTTGAACAGATTAACTGCGGTCAGATGACCACATCAGGCGCCGTTGAAAAATACAGAATACCAAAAACCACATTATACAAATGGATCAACAAGTACGAAAACTTAAAAAGCTGA
- a CDS encoding tetratricopeptide repeat protein — MAKTVFFTFYIFLLGFITANAQTYTKKETDSIFNKDVASLFKKGQLQESLELCKKVIQEYERLNANEDAAKAYLFAANISSNLYRTKESLRYLDLALEKCKDLDNPVLNARIYGEYGRNYNDLGFKEKAIEYYSIAIDIAKGNPKSNGKNLQYFYGLRSVIHEENKNINAFYKDIQNAHKYFPNTHTASRLAKYYISYQKNLDSAKYYLDLGEKIYSSGKIPLFQKSVLQRNFGRYYIEKKEFAKAIECYNEALEICKKLKKPQDVRDIHKLLYEAHKAAQNDSEAIINLEKYTFLSDSLKSASTKIQEIPVKKLIREKEEVSEKSRTKLYFIIALILLLSAGIFTFLRIKYKKKSRDDEEKLYSKEEENTQLQQKVNEAFDEIILLAKTNSPEFFTRFQEVYPEVISKLLKIDSKLRVSELTLCAYIFLGFTTKDIANFTFRTLSTVRNRKHNLRTKLNIPAEESTELWFKNLGKKQF, encoded by the coding sequence GTGGCTAAAACTGTATTTTTTACATTCTATATATTTCTCTTAGGCTTCATCACGGCTAATGCACAAACTTATACCAAAAAAGAAACAGATTCTATTTTTAATAAGGACGTTGCTTCACTCTTTAAGAAAGGTCAACTTCAGGAATCTCTGGAGCTGTGTAAAAAAGTGATACAGGAATACGAAAGGTTAAATGCCAACGAAGACGCAGCCAAAGCATATCTCTTCGCCGCAAACATATCCAGCAATCTCTACAGAACAAAGGAAAGCCTGCGCTATCTTGATCTTGCCCTTGAAAAGTGTAAAGATCTCGACAATCCTGTTTTGAATGCCAGAATATATGGAGAATACGGCAGAAATTACAATGATCTGGGATTCAAAGAAAAAGCAATTGAGTATTACAGCATTGCCATCGATATTGCAAAAGGAAATCCGAAATCAAATGGGAAAAATCTACAGTATTTTTACGGCCTCCGCAGTGTTATTCATGAGGAAAATAAAAACATCAATGCCTTCTATAAAGATATTCAGAATGCTCATAAATATTTCCCAAATACCCATACCGCCTCAAGATTGGCAAAGTATTATATTTCTTATCAGAAAAATCTGGATTCCGCAAAATACTATCTGGATCTTGGTGAAAAAATATACTCCTCCGGAAAAATTCCTCTTTTTCAGAAATCTGTGTTGCAGAGAAATTTTGGAAGATATTATATAGAAAAGAAAGAATTTGCAAAAGCAATCGAATGCTACAATGAAGCGCTTGAAATTTGCAAAAAATTAAAAAAGCCTCAGGATGTTCGGGATATACACAAGCTTTTGTACGAAGCTCACAAAGCCGCTCAGAACGACAGTGAAGCAATCATTAATCTTGAAAAATACACTTTTTTAAGTGACAGCCTGAAGTCTGCAAGCACCAAAATACAGGAGATTCCTGTAAAAAAGCTGATCAGGGAAAAAGAAGAAGTTTCAGAAAAATCCAGAACAAAACTTTACTTTATTATTGCGTTAATCTTACTTTTATCTGCCGGCATTTTTACATTTTTAAGAATAAAATACAAGAAAAAGAGCAGGGATGATGAGGAAAAACTGTATTCTAAGGAAGAAGAAAACACTCAGCTACAGCAGAAAGTAAATGAAGCTTTTGATGAAATTATTCTGCTTGCCAAAACAAACAGCCCCGAATTTTTTACCCGTTTTCAAGAAGTTTATCCTGAAGTAATCAGTAAATTATTGAAGATTGATTCTAAGCTCAGGGTTTCGGAACTTACACTTTGTGCGTATATTTTTTTAGGTTTCACCACCAAAGATATCGCCAATTTTACCTTCAGAACCCTAAGTACCGTTCGTAACCGAAAGCACAATTTGAGAACGAAACTCAATATTCCTGCTGAGGAAAGCACTGAACTGTGGTTTAAAAACCTTGGTAAGAAACAATTTTAA